TGAATTGTTAATACACGGACTGTTTTGGGTCCTGACCTGGctgatttaatttgaatatattatttgattggtCCAAATAAAGGTCGACTCGAAAATTctattaatttacaaaaaaaatttcctagTACTTTAGActgtatataatttgaaaaattgtgATAGACCGATTTACTTGCAAAGTATTGGCAAGCAAGTTAAAgaattagagtttttaaatatttaaaattctaatttaaaattctaagaaaaagatcaattatttttaaaattgttttcaaaaaataaaagcatcaaCTATTTATATAATAGCTAAAtgaatctattaaaataaataaaaaaataactagtaaaatcaagtgaataattcaaaaataacaagaaaatagaGATATTTTCTAAATGTGATTCCAGTTTGTATTTGCTTACATAAATAGCATACACGAACTTTATTATAAtagtatatttgatatttaaaaaaaaaacttatagatATTATATGGGTTGGAAacccattttttattaaattttaaattttatatgtttaaaaatatttctttatattttttaattattttaatgtgataatatcaaaaataaataaataaaatttttctaaCTTTTACTGCTTCTGACTTGCTATGACTCGAAATTCGTGGTGCTCTCTCCTGCAAATGAATACAACGCATatcctttctctttctcctaTATAAAGAATACAATTAGAAATTTCCTTGGTTTACTCTTCAGATAACTTTTCCATTCACGAAACTTTATGCCAATTAGCAACCACTGTGAAATTACAACTCAAAAtcccatgaatatatataaaaaaaaaaatagaatttgacTAGAAAAATTCTATCAAATGCTCTACTTTGTTAGTGttcattttccttcttttttaccGTATCTTCAGTTGGGACAAAATTATCTTCCCCAAACGATAGACCTAACCCACTTTCCAAGCCAGTCCCCTGGTAAATAAAATGATGGTCCCATaagttgctttttttctttccaggcCGCCAAGCAGTTTGGTCTCCCTCACTAGACCACTTTAGCACAAGAATCACACTAGAGAATTTAAAAGTAGTTTGAAGTATCATTAAACCTGATAAAAATGAATAACTGATAATAATATAGttgggatttaaaaaaaatcataaaaaaactatataaaaagcaatttaaaaccaattaatcttaaaaacaccaaaataaaacatgccatgaaaaacaaatttaaaataaacaaaatacttgaaaaaaattaattcaacccttttttcatataataaaaagtaattggGTATTAATTTACAGTTAAAAGAGtacattaatgaaaaaaaaaaagagttttagggtattgattttatttttttattaacgtgggtgttcggaCCAGTTTacacgcacctcgactaatcccacgagccctgaagttaacgaccatgtaagtctctagtggtCCTGAAATTTGTGGAACTCGAACTGATGATCTCTTGAAAGCAAATTCAGAATTTAACCAGTTGAGCTATACTCCTATAAATTGCAtctagattttattatttgttaggtAACTATGTAATCTAATttgttgatatgaaaaatagCACAAAGTTTTTGGCAGGACATCAGGGTACCATCACCATCCTATCGCTTCGCCGTACTGTTTAGCTTCTTGGCATTGTTTGAAGAAACGCAGAAAGACATTCCAAGTGCGAAAGTGTATTATTGTCATAAAGTTTTTCAAACTTCCACtgtagagagagaaataaatacAAAGCGCAAAGGAAACTATACTAAAGGTCAGGTTTTCTCTCTCTGAAAATTTttgctctttattatttttcaaacttaatAAAGGATCTCAACTTTTCAAACTTCCactgtattatttttctttattatacaGGATCTCAACAGGCTAAAAATCATTGATCTCAGTCATTCTCGACACCTTATTAAAACACCAAACTTGCACAGTTCAAGTCTAGAGAAACTAATTCTGAAAGGTTGCTCAAGTTTAGTTGAGGTCCATCAATCAATTGGACATTCGATGAGCCTCGTTTTCTTGAATCTGGAGGGATGTTGGAGTCTGAAAACTCTCCCTGAAAGCATTGGTAATGTAAAGTCTCTTGAAACTCTGAATATTTCTGGGTGTTCACAACTTGAGAAGTTGCCGGATGGCATGGGTGATATGGAATCCTTAATTGAATTGCTAGCTGATGGGATTGAAAATGAGCAATTTCTGTCATCAATTGGACAATTAAAGTATGTCAGAAGGTTATCATTGCGTGGATACAGTTCGGCTCCACCAAGTTCTTCTTTGATTTCAGCAAGTGTTTTGAATTGGAAATGGTGGCCGCCATCTTTCGAATGGAGATCAGTGAATCGTCTTAAGCTTTCTTATGGTAGTTTGTCTGATCGCGCAACTAACTGTGTTGATTTTAGTGGTTTGTCTTCTCTAAAAGAATTGGATCTATCAGAAAACAAATTCTCTAGCCTGTCTTCTGGGACCGGCTTCCTTCCCAAGCTAGGGATCTTGATAGTCAGTTGGTGCCACAATCTTGTATCAATCCCAGATCTTCCCTCAAGTTTAGACAATTTGGTTGCATGTGGTTGCAAATCATTGGAAAGGATAAGAATAACAATCGAGTCAAAAAAGAAACTACGTATAAATCTATATGATTGTCATTCGTTAGAAGAGATTCAAGGCATCGAAGGTTTAAGTGATATTTTCtggaaaattgaagtttttaacCGCAGGCATTCACCAAAGAAATTACAGAAGAGCTTTGTTGAGGTACTATTTCTTTCAGTTTCTCTTACACAAGAAGAAACACACAATTGGCACATACATTGATTAATGTCTAAAATCTCAGCATtccttgaaattaatatatatacatgcaataatcattattattattattttatttaaaaaaataaatatcatctttaataatattttttatttttcttatttaatctaaaaaattaaatattatcttgaataataatttttattaaatatttaaagtctgattggttttattttttatttcttgatttaatgataatatatttatacagGCAATGTGCAACGGTCGTCACCGGTATCGTATTTCCTGCTTTCCTGGTGGTGAGATGCCAAATTGGATGAGCTACCGTGGAGAAGGATGCTCATTGTCATTCCATATACCTCCAGTCTTCCATGGCTTAGTTCTTTGGTTAGAGAAGAGTACTCATATTTACACATTcactaacattattattattataagaaataaaagcaaCGGAAGAATATTGTTTAAAGATAAACGAGCACAGATAGGATTACATATATTTATGGAGGGATGGATAAGATACATAAGGCTTAGTTCTTTGGTTTGATAAGGATTCTCATTATTTGAAATCAATATGTATGCAGGCAATTTGCTGCGGTACTGGTCACGTGTGTTCTATTTCCAACATTCCTGCTTTCCTGGTGGTGAGATGCCAAATTGGATGAGCTACAGGGGAGAAGGATGCTCATTGTCATTCCATATACCTCCAGTCTTCCATGGCTTAGTTCTTTGGGTTGTCTATTCACTTGAGACGGATGTTAacactattattaatattattataagaaataaaagcaaTGGTATTCAATTGTTTGAAGATATACAAAATGTATATCATCATGGGGGATGGTTAAGATACACAAGTAGAAGTGAAATGGCAATGGAAGATTACTGTGGAGATGACGAATTGGAACTACACATTTCTTCAGAGCCAAGAGTATGCAGTGCGCAGGGAACTTGGGGTCCATGTGATCGCAGAGAAATCAGATTCATTTGAAGAGTCAGAAGTTGGAAGAAATACAATGATGCCTTCACCACCGCCATATCATCTGCTTCCTCATCCCCATTGTGGTTCAATTACAGCGTCTACACCAAAGCAATGGGGTGACTTTTTATTTGCGAAGCTGCAAAAACATAGCCTCAATTTAAGAGTTAAGGGTAAGAACAAATATTtcctttagttatttttattctattatatttaatttatgagattaaatattatctttaatgattttattattattacttaatataaaaaattaaatatcatctttaataaaaaaaaatattaaatatttaaggcTTTTTGgtaaaaatacatatttcctttagttatttctattttattctatttaatttaagagatgaaatattatctttaattattttatttttcttatttaatctaaaaaattaagtgttatctttaacaatattttttattaaatatttagagtctgcttggttttatttattttcttgattttatgataatatttttcttatttaatataaaaaataaatattatctttaataattagATCTATCGAAtatcacttaaaaaataaattataactttaataattattttttgaaaaacaaaaagccaACAATCActaacatattttattaaaatcactttACTTTATTTAGgaaatattgaaaattgatttttgttttttacattaaagtaaaaaaaaataatgtttttatattttatttcaaactcgatattttaaaacaaaaatgaaaaagatgtgatattcacctttttttattataaagtaagttttttaattaaaagtgatGGGAATTTGTTCGTAATAACAAAATGCATACAATGATGCACGTTtaactttcttttcaaatttagaaGTTCTATTGAATTTGATGGTTTTTTAGGTCCGGATGGTTTTGATTGACATGAGAGTACAAGATCATTTTGCATAGAGATGCTTGAAGTTGCTTCAAATCTGTACGATACTTCCATCTGACATATTGATATGTATTTGTTGGCTTGAAGATCATTTTCCAAGCTTGGAAGTTTTATTGAATGCTCTTTGAAATCTTTTCCATCCgcttttatttagaaaatattgaaagttgatttttgtttttttacttcaaaataaaaaaaattaaataatgtttttatattttatttcaaactcgatattttaaaacaaaaatgaaaaagatgtgATATTAACCTTTTTGATTATAAAGtaagtttcttaattaaaaGTGATGGGAATTTGTTTGTAATAACAATCTTGCACATCtaactttcttttcaaatttgaaaGTTTTATTAACTTTGATGGTTTTATATGTATGAAGGATGGAAGTTATAGCACAAGATCATCTTACATAGAGATGCTTGAAGTTACTCCAAATTAGTACGGTACTTCtatttgatgtattgatatatatttgttaGCTTGAAGATCAATTTCCAAGCTTGGAAGTTTTACTGAATGCTCTTTGAAATCTTTTCCATTTGCTTTTATATTGGACAACCTAGTTGTTAATTATTAACCatgatgtaatttatattttcaagttataaattttgatgaatattgtttcatttttttcctcacTCATTTcaaaagatgaaaatccttgATGTTAGTTAGAAATAAATTGGTTTAGTCTATTTATAGGTTTAGTCTActactagttacatgacccaCGCAATGCTGCGGGTCAAtaatttttgcataaaaatattttgtttttcaactgtACTATTCCTTGGAAAAACTCAAACTCTAAATAACATCTACTACCTTGAGAATATCTGTAAGAGTATTGCTGggtgttaggttggttgccattaatgtgcaacaaccattAACAATTGTagcagccaccattgtcaaagaagatggctgcaatggtgggttgttggtggcagccaacaaccattgtctaatgtcaaagtttggtaagtttggcagccaccattattGACAAAAGAACAAATGGAGCAGcaccatgaaatgcctataaatagaggcattatgtgagagcaaaatgtgagagttgtgagagtgagggaaaacgtgaagtgaagagaaagagg
This genomic interval from Populus nigra chromosome 11, ddPopNigr1.1, whole genome shotgun sequence contains the following:
- the LOC133668138 gene encoding disease resistance protein RUN1-like, whose amino-acid sequence is MESWARLGYVAYLITKVAFRLITYLSRPQAAELKIPNAAGNCHAPQEYREALQKLEEDLNRLKIIDLSHSRHLIKTPNLHSSSLEKLILKGCSSLVEVHQSIGHSMSLVFLNLEGCWSLKTLPESIGNVKSLETLNISGCSQLEKLPDGMGDMESLIELLADGIENEQFLSSIGQLKYVRRLSLRGYSSAPPSSSLISASVLNWKWWPPSFEWRSVNRLKLSYGSLSDRATNCVDFSGLSSLKELDLSENKFSSLSSGTGFLPKLGILIVSWCHNLVSIPDLPSSLDNLVACGCKSLERIRITIESKKKLRINLYDCHSLEEIQGIEGLSDIFWKIEVFNRRHSPKKLQKSFVEVLFLSVSLTQEETHNWHIH